One genomic window of Anaerolineales bacterium includes the following:
- a CDS encoding class I SAM-dependent methyltransferase gives MPRDFIWPHLRALPYFRSMLRAVEAEFYQGSDLPSPVLDVGAGDGHFASVVLPRAVDVGADPHLPSLREARSRGCYRLLVASDGHRLPFEDSSFASAFSNSVLEHIPGVEGVLKEVGRVLRPGAPFLFTVPNHSFPSSLSISGHLRRWRLHGLARSYEDGFVRISRHHNLFDEQGWGERLEDAGLQVVRTFRYFGPRSLHAMEWGHYFGAPCLLARLIAGRWILAPYRWNLWLTDRIVRRYHDPSPRPDGTYSCYLARKR, from the coding sequence ATGCCCAGGGATTTCATCTGGCCGCACCTCCGCGCTCTGCCGTACTTCCGATCGATGCTGCGGGCGGTGGAAGCCGAGTTCTACCAGGGCAGCGACCTGCCGAGCCCGGTCCTGGACGTCGGGGCGGGCGACGGTCATTTCGCATCTGTGGTGCTGCCGCGAGCCGTCGATGTGGGAGCGGATCCGCATCTTCCCTCCTTGCGAGAGGCCCGCAGCCGCGGCTGCTACCGCCTGTTGGTGGCGTCTGACGGCCACAGGCTGCCCTTCGAGGACTCGAGCTTTGCCAGCGCGTTCAGCAATTCGGTGCTCGAGCACATCCCCGGCGTCGAGGGCGTCCTCAAGGAAGTCGGGCGAGTACTGCGACCGGGGGCGCCCTTCCTATTTACCGTGCCCAATCACTCCTTTCCATCCTCCTTGAGCATCTCAGGGCATCTGCGTCGATGGCGCCTGCACGGCCTGGCCCGGAGCTACGAGGACGGCTTCGTACGGATCTCCCGCCACCACAACCTGTTTGACGAACAGGGCTGGGGTGAGCGTCTGGAGGATGCCGGGCTGCAGGTCGTCCGGACCTTCCGCTATTTCGGGCCTCGCTCGCTGCATGCGATGGAATGGGGTCACTATTTCGGCGCCCCCTGTCTGCTTGCACGGCTGATCGCCGGCCGCTGGATCCTGGCGCCCTACCGCTGGAACCTGTGGTTGACGGATAGAATTGTCCGGCGGTACCATGACCCGTCGCCCCGTCCTGACGGGACCTATAGCTGCTACCTGGCGCGCAAGCGATGA